One stretch of Prunus persica cultivar Lovell chromosome G1, Prunus_persica_NCBIv2, whole genome shotgun sequence DNA includes these proteins:
- the LOC18790720 gene encoding replication factor C subunit 3, with protein sequence MLWVDKYRPKTLDQAMVHQDIAQNLKKLVAEQDCPHLLFYGPSGSGKKTLIIALLRQIFGPSADKVKVENRTWKVDAGSRTIDIELTTLSSTNHIELNPSDAGFQDRYIVQEIIKEMAKNRPIDTKGKKGYKILVLNEVDKLSREAQHSLRRTMEKYSAYCRLILCCNSSSKVTEAIRSRCLNVRINAPTEEQIVKVLEFIGKKEGLQLPSGFPARIAEKSNRSLRRAILSFETCHVQQYPFTSNQAIPPMDWEEYVSEIASDIMKEQSPKRLYQVRQKLYELLLNCIPPEIILKRLLFELLKKLDAELKHEVCHWAAYYEHRMRLGQKAIFHLEAFVAKFMSIYKAFLIAAFG encoded by the exons ATGCTGTGGGTGGACAAGTACAGACCCAAAACCCTAGACCAGGCGATGGTCCACCAAGACATCGCTCAAAACCTCAAGAAACTC GTTGCAGAGCAGGATTGCCCCCATTTGCTCTTTTACGGCCCTTCTGGCTCTGGCAAGAAAACCCTAATCATCGCCCTTCTTCGACAGATTTTCGGTCCCAGCGCCGATAAG GTGAAGGTGGAAAATAGGACATGGAAAGTTGAT GCTGGAAGTAGAACCATTGATATAGAGCTGACTACATTATCAAGCACAAACCATATTGAACTGAACCCCAGTGATGCAGGTTTTCAGGACAGATATATTGTTCAAGAGATAATTAAAGAAATGGCTAAAAATAGACCCATTGacacaaaagggaaaaagggaTATAAAA TCTTAGTGCTGAATGAAGTCGACAAACTTTCTAGAGAAGCTCAGCATTCTCTTCGAAGAACTATGGAGAAGTATAGTGCTTATTGCCGGCTAATACTATGCTGTAACAGTTCTTCAAAGGTTACTGAAGCAATCCGGTCCCGGTGTCTAAATGTGCGAATAAATGCGCCAACAGAAGAGCAG ATTGTTAAGGTATTGGAGTTCATTGGAAAGAAGGAAGGGCTGCAACTTCCTTCTGGATTTCCTGCTCGTATAGCGGAAAAATCAAATAGGAGCTTAAGGAGAGCTATATTGTCATTCGAAACTTGTCATGTTCAACA GTATCCCTTTACAAGTAATCAAGCAATACCCCCAATGGACTGGGAGGAATATGTTTCTGAAATTGCATCTGATATAATGAAGGAGCAGAGCCCAAAAAG GCTTTACCAGGTGCGGCAAAAGTTGTATGAGCTACTTCTTAATTGTATTCCTCCAGAGATCATCTTGAAG AGGCTGctttttgaattattgaagAAATTGGATGCTGAGTTGAAGCATGAGGTCTGCCATTGGGCTGCATACTAC GAACACAGGATGCGTCTTGGGCAGAAAGCCATATTTCACCTCGAAG CGTTCGTGGCCAAGTTCATGAGCATCTATAAGGCTTTCCTCATTGCAGCTTTTGGCTGA